From Rhododendron vialii isolate Sample 1 chromosome 10a, ASM3025357v1, the proteins below share one genomic window:
- the LOC131303143 gene encoding rust resistance kinase Lr10-like, translated as YEPSCRKCEENGTYCRLSRSNNSKLKETECFDIRKQPRGETKRPHDQTGLIPTSLFVLVVLVIATYFIHGTSNLKKEDQVKIERFLENYRDLKSTRYTFAEIKKLTHNFKDKLGQGGYGIVYKGELSKDVPIAAKILDNFTGNGDDFINEVATIGTIYHVNVVRLVGYCADGYKKALVYEYLPNDSLEKFISSDHKRASLGWEKLQGIALGIAKGIEYLHQGCDQRILHFDIKPHNILLDKNFIPKISDFGLAKLCSKEQSIVSMTAARGTVGYIAPEVFSRNFGNVSHKSDVYSFGMVLLEMVGGRKKNIDVSAEVYFPEWIYNRLNCEEVNNNEGEEGGDAKIVKKLTVVGLWCIQWYPGDRPSMKAVVQMLEGDGDTLGMPPNPFSTTNGSITRGNMGGRHFSTTLEIISESD; from the exons GTGAAACGAAAAGACCACATGATCAAACAg GTTTGATCCCGACTAGTCTTTTTGTCCTTGTTGTGCTAGTCATAGCTACATATTTTATCCACGGAACAAGCAATTTAAAGAAAGAGGATCAAGTAAAGATCGAAAGGTTTTTAGAGAATTACAGGGATCTCAAGTCTACAAGGTACACATTTGCTGAGATAAAGAAACTTACTCATAATTTCAAGGACAAACTCGGCCAAGGAGGTTATGGAATAGTTTACAAGGGAGAGCTTTCCAAAGATGTTCCTATTGCAGCCAAGATCCTCGACAACTTCACTGGTAATGGCGATGACTTCATCAACGAAGTGGCAACGATAGGTACGATCTACCATGTCAATGTGGTTCGCTTAGTCGGATATTGTGCGGATGGGTATAAAAAAGCTCTTGTTTACGAGTATTTGCCGAATGATTCTCTAGAAAAGTTCATATCATCTGATCATAAAAGAGCTTCACTTGGTTGGGAGAAGCTCCAAGGTATTGCTCTAGGCATAGCCAAAGGAATTGAATATCTTCACCAAGGTTGTGATCAAAGAATCCTCCATTTCGATATTAAGCCTCATAACATCTTGTTAGACAAaaatttcattccaaaaatttCTGATTTCGGGCTAGCCAAGTTGTGCTCGAAAGAACAAAGCATTGTATCCATGACAGCTGCTAGGGGAACCGTGGGTTATATTGCACCGGAGGTGTTCTCTAGGAATTTCGGCAATGTGTCGCACAAGTCAGACGTTTATAGTTTTGGAATGGTGTTGCTTGAAATGGTTGGAGGGAGGAAGAAGAATATTGATGTCAGTGCAGAAGTTTACTTTCCTGAATGGATTTATAATCGTTTAAATTGTGAAGAAGTAAATAACAATGAAGGTGAGGAAGGCGGAGATGCCAAGATTGTTAAGAAGCTAACAGTTGTAGGACTTTGGTGCATCCAATGGTACCCAGGAGACCGGCCTTCAATGAAAGCTGTGGTTCAAATGCTTGAGGGAGATGGAGATACCTTGGGCATGCCCCCGAATCCCTTTTCTACCACCAATGGGTCAATTACAAGGGGAAACATGGGCGGAAGGCATTTTAGCACTACGTTAGAGATAATTTCTGAATCCGATTGA